The stretch of DNA ttataaataaataattaccgATTGTTGGAGAatattgtcccacatggattaaatgtgaAAGTATTGAggcatatataagaacatgggctactccactcattgccaattggttttgagatggaaccccgtgattctcaacatggtatcagagccatatccctaGCGGGCTTTCGATCCACACCTATCAAAGAGTTAGCCAGCCGCAAGCGAGCAAAATGGAACTCCCAGccgcaaaacaaaaaaaataagcgAGCAAATGGAACTCCCAGCTACAAAAGGGGAGATATTGGAGAatattgtcccacatggattaaatgtgaaagtattgagtcatatataagaacatgggctactccactcattgccaattggttttgagatggaaccccatgattctcaacatggtatcagagccatatccctaGCGGGCTTTCGATCCACACCTATCAAAGAGTTAGCCAGCCGCAAGCGAGCAAAATGGTACTTCCAGCCGTGAACAAGAATAAGCGAGCAAATGGAACTCCCAGccgcaaaataaaaaaataagcgAGCAAATGGCACTACTTATGATAAGGTGATTCAAGATTGGTGAGCAAAAATAgccaccatcttgaggggggatattggagaatattgtcccacatggattaaatgtgaaagtattgagccatatataagaacatgggctactccactcattgccaattggttttgagttggaaccccatgattctcaacaccCATCAATAAACAGTCTCACTAAAAGGAAAAGGCAAAGTCTCAAAAAATTAGCACAATAACTTATGGGTTGACTGAGAAACTAGAGGTATAGATCGATATTCATGGCTGAACAAGACATTGTAAAATCCAATACTAAATTAAAAGATTATTTTGACGTTGACGAAAGATAAAAAAATGGAATAgctttcaaaaaaaatgaagaTAAAAAGTCTAATTGATCTgatcaaataatcttaaacAAACAAGTGGATATAAAGATGATTATGAGACCAAGAAACACAACAAATAGAACAAAAACATATCTAAATTATATATTGTGAGCATGAGCTGTAGAATTATAGAAGAGGTATTCCTCATATCTAAATTTACAACTGGGTCCAAGTAATTGTCCTCCTATTTTACCATCACAACAACCCGGAATATACCCAAATGCATCTTCCAAACAATAATCACAATCCTCCTTAGACAGGTCAGGTGTACACTCCACAAGTCCATATATGGTTCTAAATCTTGGAGCTGTAGCATTTGCTGCAGCAAATTTTCTAAGAGAACcaccatcaccaccaccaccagcaCTTCTTTTAAGATCATCTAATAATCTCCTAATAACTCTGAAATATTCCTCTACAATATCAGAAGGAACATTTTCAGTGTTGTGATAAACTACGTTTGGCCTAGTTTCCATTAGGCCAAACAAGGGGCGGTTAGCATAGCGCAGCATACAAAAGTCGTACCATAAGAGTGCCTCCTTTCGATTTGGGCAGCGCTTTGGGAGGACACTAGTAGAGTCGCGAAGACAGCTTCGGCAGATGCCCGGGGTTGTGTCGCCGCGGCATAGTGCGATTGCGTAAACTTGGTTGGGTGAGTTGCCGTAGGAGAGATTGTAAAAGCcgtaattgttgttgttttgtggGGTGGCAAGTGTTGAGAGTAGGTAATTGAGGTTGTTATGGTAGGTAGTATTGAGAGTGAAGTTACCTTTGTCATCAACACAAATTGTGCTCTGAGCTGTGGCTTGTTGAGTGAGGAGTATCGAGATTATTGAACAAAGGATGGGAAATGCTAGTAGTGATGTTGTAGTACTCGTCGCCATTGATTGGCGTTGTTGTGTTGATGGGATATAGCTAGATATGTGGTCTAGTTAATATtgtcatattataataatgaagtgtatatttatacatatatgggCTTAAACCACTATACATAATTGTAAAGTACAATTTTTTTCTGAAGAAAAAaacctaaataaataaataatgggtttttatattttttttttgtatagtttttctttttccaaaaaaattactttatagaaaaattgaagaataagttgaaaaatataagaaaatcaaGTAAGGGTAACTAAGTACCTTTATGGTAACCAGAGTGTAACTAGTTAATATGGGGGGTGACTTAcgttgttttctattttttttaaaacttttttctaaaaaatttgtataaaatacttttttgagaaaaattataattttgtaaatttatactttaaaaattataaaaatgaaaattctttttttaaaactaaaaaaacttgTTTAGTCTAactttatttaagaaaatatataaagaaatttaaaaactatgatttttttttagttttaaaatgagtttatttattttttaaaatttaaaatcaattaacgaTTCTCATGTAGGCATGTCAAAAAGATCCATTTAGTTAGAGCACATTAGAGCTACGATCCGATGGATCATTTACTGATCTGAAACATTCAGATACTAATTAGATATCAAATCAGATCCGCTCCACCCTGCCTAATTTTTTCCAAATCGGATATGATCCGATCCGATTTCAATATACTAAGAAAAAACACTTAATGCAAGACTCGGATCCCAGACCTACACTATATCTGCGCGGGATCCAAACTCAGACTCGAGACTCGAGACCAGACCCAAGCCCGAGATTTGAGCCTGAACCAGGACCTTGACCTGAACCCAAGAcaggacctagactcgaacctagGTTCCAGGACACAGACCCGAACTCGAGActagacccaaactcggacactcggacctagacccaaacctaaactcaCGACCAGATTTGGGTCCCTAACTTGGGACCAGGACCCAGGACCGAACCCAAATTCCAAGACCCGAAACCGAACTTGGGactcgacccaaacccgaactcagCCTTGGAtctagacccgaacttgaacctaagactcgggacccaaacctggaccaagACTCGAGACTcaatccggacccaaaccttACTCGAGACTCAGACTTaggactcggacctagacctgggagtCAAATCGAGACCGAAgacacaaacccgaacacagTCCCGGGACCCGGACCAAAACCCGAAGCAAGGACCAGACCCGTACCCAGACTAGAACACGAGACTtgggaccaggacccggaccccgaACCCAAGACCCAAGACTTGTATCGgacccgggacccaaacccgagaCCTGAACTTGGGaccagactcgaacccaaagCCAGAACCCGGACCAGACCCGgacctaaactcaaaccctGACTCAGAAACAGGACCTAGGATCCAGACCTGGACTGTGACTCGAGACTTAAGACCCTAGcccaggacctagacccagacccaaactcgagacTCAGACTTGAGACCTAAGACTCGAACCcaagactcgggacccaaacccgaaccatggacccaaacccagacccaggaccCGTACTCAGGATTCGGGTCTCGGTTCTATTCTAGGACCCTCACCGAACCCAGGAaccgagacctagacctgggacccaaaatcgggacacggactcggacccagaactcgtgacctggacctagactcgggacccggAATGAACCCTAGACCCGGATTCAAAACTGAGACACGAACTCAAACCTGGAATTTGGGACTCGAACtcagactcgaacccaaactcggcaCCCGAACCTTGACCTAGACTTGAGACCTGAGACCCGATTCTGGACTCGAGTAGTCGTGGGTCTCGGGTCTAGGGTCctagactggaactaggacccGGATCCAGAATCTGGACCCAATCTATTTATACAAGTCAATATCAAACataatattgtattaaataatactaatacaaaattaaaatggatataaaattataagtttagatataaaattaaaatttttttaaaaaatctggTCGTATCAGATCCGATCCGAGTATCTGATCTAGCGGAACAGGGCGGAACAGATCCTTGCATGATCTGGATCAGATCAGATCATAGCCGGATCAAATTTGACCCAATTTATTTACGCTCCTACTGCCATGTGAGCACTCTATTAACTTTATtttattctgattttttttttattttggataAAATGGCTAAAAGTGCACAAGTATTATTGTGGGGAATATTTTTGTTAAGCAAAATATGTCAAGAACAAAAGTCTACAAATGCTATACTTGTgaggtaaaataatttttgtccttaaaaaattattaagagtaCTAGTTATATTCAAAACTTACTATGAAGTAGTATATAGTTCTTGATATCATTTAATGTTACCTTTGTAAATTGTAGTGGTAAACAACTATTAGTAGTATTATacaacatattttaatttagaattggAAAACACTATTGCCTCTAATTATTATCGATCAATTGAGTTGGTCAAACAATCTAGAACAACCAGCACCTTAGCAATATTGTCAAATAATAATCGGACAAAGTTTTCGGCTAACCAATAATTGGACAAAGTCTTGCCTCTACTTTCTTTTATGGACTGCCGAGTggtgttttttctttcttagtGTTTGAAATATATGCAGATAAATGCACAAGTGGTCCTTCTACTAGTATTATCTTTATGTAGTGCCACGCTTTTCTTTTTAGTGTGATAAGATTTTTATGTCTTGAGTAGTATTATATATGGTCAATCACCTATTTTgttatcttaattaattttgtatttgaaaatatacattaaaatatttttttgtatgGTAATATTTGTTAtagttgtaattttaaaaaaattcttaataatttatagtatcgataataaatttcttaatattataatttattgtattCAAATAAACTCAAACTTATTTTGAGTACTATAGACTATTcagaattttgtaaaaatttaccGGCATAATATAATTGCAAAAATTTACAGTGCCTAAAATTTAAACCTATTTTGGAGACGGTAAACTATTTAGAATACcactatgaaaaaaatattttgacatgtGTTTGTTTTCGACCTCCAAAGTTGACTAAGAGTTTATAATTGCCACTCCTCTTATTTTCATTATACACAGTCAGTTTGCCTCTTATCATCTTGAGATCAACTTTTTATGAAGTTTTTTAGAGGATGCACTGATAcacttatttatatttttacagtcatgataatattttactttattttttttatgatcgtGTATGTTGTAGTTATCTAAgacatcctacaaaattttaaaaaattcaaaaaaatttactaTGTAGAATGTAGTGTTCAACTTCAAACAGTTTATTTCACatgtgtataaaataaaaaaggcaTGTGTGCAATAGATTATTTGAACCTTGTTTTTgatgtattaaatttttctaaatttttcacaatttttcTCATGTTTTAAATAACTACGTTGTACATTATCATATaaaaaagttaagattatattaAAACTATCTAAATATTAAGAGCATAAATAAGtgctaaagataaaaaaaaaaaaaaaaaaaagagttatacaCATTATATAAAAGGTGTGGGATTATAAACAAAACTTTTTCTTGCTGTTCTTTCTCTCTCCCCGacatctctttctttcttttacttTCTCTCTCATAAAAGCCACCATAACCACCATCACCCAAGCTTAGATCCACCACCCTCTAGGCTACCATTTTCGAAATGTGCTAGAGTTGCACGATCACCAACCCGCAAGGACCTCACACCCCAAGTTTGGTAGCAATTGAAGCTAAGACATGCTTGTACGAAAGCATTTTTTGGCGATTCTAGTGCTTGTTTGGGCTAACGCATTGTACATCCGTGATCTACTCATTAAGAGAGTCATTTTGATATATACTAAGCTTCTTTATGGCGATATTTTAGGTACACCAATTTCTACCACCACCAATCATCATTCTGCACTGCTTAGGTAagattttaaaactttaaacttCAAATATAGTCATTGTGGTATTTTTTAGACATAAGTCTAATAGTCATGACATGTGGCACTCTCGGATTGGACAGCTTCAAATGTTAGTTTTGTTAGTTGGTTTAGGAGGGAAAGTTCTCTTCATGCACCACACCTATATAAACTCTAAACCAAGACAATTCTAAGGGACACCAATTGAGACACAAAAtcagagagtgagagagaattGAGACTGAGTGATTGAGAGGATTAGGAGCTTGACTCCTTCTGTAATTGATCCTCTCTGTTGTGATCAAATCACTTGTAATCATTCCTGATtaatcaataaagaagtatgCTGATTGTTTCCCGAGGATGTAGGTAGTATTGCATTACACTGATCTATGTTCGAACCTCGTAAAAGAAAGGTGCCATTTTATCTGTTTAAAGTCCTTTAATTGTTGTTTGCTTAAAGTTCTTACTGGTTTGAATTCTTTGCTGGTTTTTGGATTGCATTTTCGATTTCTGGTTTATGTTGATGTGTTCTTTGTTGTGTGTTCTTGAATAAGGTGAATTGTGGATTCaccacaaatggtatcagagcaaggttAAGGAAAGAATTGACATTCAAGAATCGGTTCAAGACTCAAAGAACACAACCTGAAAATGTCATCAGCAAGATTCGAAGTTGACAAGTTCACAGGGACAAACGACTTCAGCTTATGGAGAATCAAGATGAAAGCTTTGCTTGTTCATCAGGGAATCTCAGAAGCTATCGAACCTAATCAACTTGAAGAACTAACAGATGTAAAGATCAAAAGAGACACAGAATCAAAAGCTCACAGTGCCATTTTACTAAGTCTTCGGAGATGAAGTCCGAGAGAAGTATCAGTATGAAACTACCGCTTCGGGTCTGATGTGGATTAAACTTGCTTCCATCTACTTGAAGAAATCCCTAGCCAACAAATTGTATCTAAAGAAAAAGCTCTATGCAATGAGAATGGATGAAAGCAAAGAATTAAGATGTCACCTTGATGAATTCAATAGAATAGTTCTTGATTTGAACAACATAGGTGTTAAGATCGAGGAAGAGGATCAAGCAATTATTCTGCTGAGTTCTCTACCTAAAACCTATGAGCACTTTGTAGACACTATTCTTTATGGAAAAGATACATTGACAATGTCAGAGGTAAAGGCTGCACTCAACTCAAAAGAAATTCAAAAGAAAACTGATGACAGGGGAGATTCGAATGGTGACAGTCTGTACATTGGAAGAGGAAGACCTGACAAGAGAGAATTCAAGAATAAGTTTAGAAGCAGCAGTCAATCCAAGAACAAATCCAAATTCAAGACTGGGAAATTCTGTTACTATTGCAAGAAAGAAGGACACTTTCGAGATGAATGTAGGGCATTGAAAGCAAAGAATTCTAGAGGTAAAAGTAAAGAGAGAGGTGAAACTAATGTTGCAGAGGATGGATACGAATCAGCAGATGTATTGGTAGTGTCTAGCAAGGAATCAGGCAGAGAATGGATATTAGATTCTGGGTGCTCATTTCACATGACACCTCACAGAAATCTGTTCTGTGAATTCAAGGAGATACAAGGTGGAAATGTACTCCTAGGAAACAACAAAGCATCGGTATCAAAGGAATTGATCTCGTGTTGTTTACCATGCATGATGGCATCAAGAGGACAAAAAAAATGTCAGGTATGTCCCTGAACTTAAGAGAAACTTACTGTCTATTGGAGAATTAGCTGCTAGTGGATGTTCTATTAAGATTGATGAGTCTTTAAGAGTAATAAAAGGCTCACTTGTAGTCATGAAAGGTGATATCAGAAATGGTATCTATGTTCTTAATGGGAAGGCAGTGTTGGGAACAGCAAATGCTGCTGTTAATGACAGTACTGGGGACAAAACTAGAATGTGGCATTTGAGATTAGGGCATGTGAGTGAAAGAGGTCTAATTGAACTAGACAAACAAGGTCTGTTAAGGGATAAGTTGAATGGGAAATTGGAGTTCTGTGAAGAGTGTGTATTAGGAAAGAGTTGCAGGGTTAAGTTCCCTACTGGCATACACATCACCAAGGAACCACTCAACTATGTGCATTCAGATCTGTGGGGGCCATCAAGAACACAATCCCTTGGAGGTGCCAATTACTTCATGAGCATTATTGATGATTTTAGTAGGAAGGTTTGGGTTTTCATGTTGAGAAACAAGAGCCAAGCTTTGGAAACTTTCAGCAATTGGAGAAAGCTCATGGAAAACCAAACAGGTAGAAAACTAAAGGTTTTGAGGACAGACAATGGATCGGAATATCGTCGTATGAATTCAAGGATTATTGTGCCAAAACTGGAATCAAGAGACACAAATCAGTGATTAAGACACCTCAACAGAATGGCTTGGCTAAGAGAATGAACAGAACCATTCTAGAGAGGGTTAGGTGTATGCTGAAGGGTGCAGGATTGCAGAAACATTTTTGGGGTGAGGCAGTGAAGACTGCATGCTATTTAATCAACAGATGTCCCTCTGTTGCATTGAATTTCAAAACACCTCAAGAGATATGGACTGGAAACAAACCAAATTATGATCACTTAAAGGTTTTTGGTTGTCTTGCCTATGCTCATGTTAGACAAgacaaacttgaacctagggccTTGAAATGTTTATTCCTAGGCTATCCAGATGGTGTGAAAGGATACAAGCTCTGGTGTTTGGAAGATGGTTATAAGAAGTGCATTATTAGTAGAGATGTAGTGTTCAAGGAGAATGAAATGGCTATGAGACCTGGACAGAATTCAATTTTGAATAGAAGGGTACAAGTTCAGGTGGATCAAGATGAACCAAGTCAAAACTGTGATACACCTGAAGCACCACTGACAGAAACTGGGGAAGCTCGAGTTGAATCTGATGATGACAATGTAAATCAAGAAAATCTAAGTGATTACTAACTTGCAAGGGACAGAGAAAGAAGGGAAGCAAAAGCCCCAGATAGATTTGGTTATGCAGATTACTCTGCTTCAGAATGTACTGCTTTTGCCTTTGCTGCTGCAGAAGAGATTGAAAACTCTGAGCCTCTCAGTTACACTGAAGCTATTCAGGGTAAGGCTAGAGAAAAATGGTTAATGGCTGTTAATGAAGAAATGAACTCTTTGATCAAGAACAAGACATGGATAGTGGTGAAAAGACCTAAAGGACAGAGAATCATAGGCTGCAAGTGGATTTTCAGAGAAAAAGAAAGTGACAATGGAACTGGCAAGGTCAGATACAAGGCAAGGCTTGTAGCAAAGGGATTCAGTCAAAAAGAAGGTATAGATTACAATGATATCTTCTCCCCTGTTGTCAAACAAACATCAATAAGAATCATGATGGCTCTGGCTGCTAAATTCGATTATGAGGTGGATcagatggatgtcaagactgcatTTTTGCATGGTATGCTAGATGAAGAAATTTACATGGCCATTCCAGAAGGGTTAGAAGTTGAAAACTCAGAAGACAAAGTGTGTCTACTCAAGAAATCCCTATACGGCCTGAAGCAAGCTCCAAGACAATGGAACTTAAGATT from Cannabis sativa cultivar Pink pepper isolate KNU-18-1 chromosome 2, ASM2916894v1, whole genome shotgun sequence encodes:
- the LOC115721020 gene encoding cysteine-rich receptor-like protein kinase 25, producing MATSTTTSLLAFPILCSIISILLTQQATAQSTICVDDKGNFTLNTTYHNNLNYLLSTLATPQNNNNYGFYNLSYGNSPNQVYAIALCRGDTTPGICRSCLRDSTSVLPKRCPNRKEALLWYDFCMLRYANRPLFGLMETRPNVVYHNTENVPSDIVEEYFRVIRRLLDDLKRSAGGGGDGGSLRKFAAANATAPRFRTIYGLVECTPDLSKEDCDYCLEDAFGYIPGCCDGKIGGQLLGPSCKFRYEEYLFYNSTAHAHNI